One genomic window of Chloroflexota bacterium includes the following:
- a CDS encoding D-glycerate dehydrogenase codes for MVKVFVTRTVAQEAIEMLSKYAQVDAWVEEEPIPRGEFLRRIADVDGILQWGGDSIDGEAMDAAPKLKVIANVSVGYDNIDVDAATKRGIRVSNTPGVVTESTADLAFALLLAISRRLIGMTKVVINGEWRNFGPMEMLGYDVYGKTLGIIGMGRIGAAVARRAKGFDMKVLYHNRHRRPDEAELGAEYVEDIPALLKESDFVSIHAPLNKETRHLIGARELSCMKPTAMLVNTARGAIVDQGALYEALKRKQILGAALDVTEPEPMSPDDPLLKLDNVIVLPHVGTQTLDTGVNMSVMGAQNLIAGLRGEAMPNCVNCHLIDKK; via the coding sequence ATGGTCAAGGTCTTTGTTACCAGAACGGTGGCTCAGGAAGCCATTGAAATGCTCTCAAAATATGCCCAGGTTGATGCCTGGGTAGAAGAGGAGCCGATACCGCGCGGGGAATTTCTCAGGCGCATCGCCGATGTTGATGGCATCCTGCAGTGGGGAGGTGACTCGATTGACGGCGAAGCCATGGACGCGGCTCCAAAACTTAAAGTTATCGCCAACGTGAGTGTGGGGTACGATAATATAGACGTTGACGCGGCCACGAAAAGGGGAATCAGAGTCAGCAATACCCCGGGCGTGGTCACGGAAAGCACTGCCGACCTTGCCTTTGCCCTCCTGCTGGCCATATCCCGTCGCCTCATCGGGATGACCAAAGTTGTTATCAACGGTGAATGGCGCAACTTCGGTCCCATGGAGATGCTGGGATACGATGTGTATGGTAAAACGCTGGGCATCATCGGCATGGGGCGGATTGGCGCCGCGGTGGCACGGCGGGCAAAGGGCTTCGATATGAAAGTGCTCTACCATAACCGGCATCGACGCCCGGATGAAGCTGAGCTCGGGGCGGAATACGTCGAGGATATACCGGCGCTGCTCAAGGAGTCTGACTTCGTCAGCATTCACGCGCCGTTGAACAAGGAGACCCGGCATTTAATCGGCGCCAGGGAGTTGTCCTGCATGAAACCAACGGCCATGCTGGTCAATACCGCCAGAGGCGCGATAGTTGACCAGGGAGCACTTTATGAAGCCTTAAAACGAAAGCAAATACTGGGTGCCGCTCTGGATGTCACCGAGCCTGAACCAATGTCGCCGGATGACCCGCTGTTGAAGCTGGACAATGTCATCGTCCTGCCACATGTCGGTACCCAGACCTTGGACACCGGGGTAAACATGAGCGTCATGGGGGCACAGAACCTTATCGCTGGCCTCAGAGGTGAGGCTATGCCGAACTGCGTGAACTGCCACCTTATCGATAAAAAATAG
- a CDS encoding protease inhibitor I42 family protein: protein MRFLLVSASIVSILLLAGCSGEPDIYREPGEVIAVKVNQEFIIATETSPPTGYMWTAIVDESMLELISSTVESNKVEIQGEEKTILEQHFRCRALKEGTTEVQLNLRGPDVKHSWDQKVFLVEIR from the coding sequence ATGAGATTTCTTTTAGTATCAGCATCAATTGTCAGCATTTTATTGCTTGCGGGTTGTTCCGGGGAGCCGGATATCTACCGGGAACCGGGTGAAGTTATCGCTGTAAAGGTAAACCAGGAATTTATTATTGCCACTGAAACAAGCCCGCCCACCGGCTACATGTGGACCGCCATTGTAGACGAAAGCATGCTGGAACTGATTTCATCAACCGTTGAAAGCAACAAAGTAGAAATACAGGGTGAGGAAAAGACCATTCTGGAGCAGCACTTTCGCTGCCGGGCTTTGAAGGAGGGCACCACTGAAGTTCAGTTAAACCTCAGGGGCCCCGATGTAAAACACAGCTGGGACCAGAAGGTGTTTCTCGTGGAAATCAGATAA